From the genome of Blautia pseudococcoides, one region includes:
- a CDS encoding GerMN domain-containing protein → MKHRTLCIAVLLCAAMIFGTAGCSNTQDTDVKTQTESKEDKKDTEEKSKETPDKESEKESAASKEETVPKDESKDAVKSHAEIQESQKESAPVQTGQAFIYVPDENAEGWDVNQVEIAQVTADALIGQLVGAGVLTDSITVQNFEETEEEGQYVLKLDLSSNFKDSIRSMGTAGEILTIGAVVNSFLDTYQAEAIQITVDGSTLETGHEVYEGFMTHMDYQ, encoded by the coding sequence ATGAAGCACAGAACATTATGTATTGCTGTCCTGCTTTGCGCCGCAATGATATTTGGCACGGCAGGATGCAGCAATACCCAGGATACAGATGTGAAAACCCAGACAGAGTCAAAAGAGGATAAAAAGGACACAGAAGAGAAAAGCAAAGAAACCCCGGATAAGGAAAGTGAGAAAGAAAGTGCAGCGTCTAAAGAGGAGACCGTGCCAAAGGATGAATCAAAAGATGCAGTAAAGAGCCATGCAGAGATACAGGAATCCCAGAAAGAAAGTGCACCGGTACAGACCGGACAGGCATTTATCTATGTCCCCGATGAAAATGCCGAGGGATGGGATGTGAACCAGGTGGAAATCGCCCAGGTGACTGCTGACGCGTTGATCGGGCAGCTTGTGGGTGCTGGTGTTCTGACAGACAGTATAACCGTACAGAATTTTGAGGAGACAGAGGAAGAAGGGCAGTATGTGCTGAAACTGGATCTGTCCTCAAATTTTAAAGACAGTATCCGTTCCATGGGAACGGCAGGTGAGATTCTCACTATTGGGGCTGTTGTCAATTCATTTCTGGATACCTATCAGGCGGAGGCTATCCAGATCACAGTGGACGGCAGCACGTTGGAGACCGGCCACGAGGTATATGAAGGATTTATGACACATATGGATTATCAGTAA
- a CDS encoding TetR/AcrR family transcriptional regulator, which produces MKTKDKILKEAFYLFSEQGFHAVSVRDIARAVGIKESSLYNHFKNKQDIFDRIVDVQWENAKAYFREKELPFAQGDNTDMFEERDMDRLIEKVLSVFAFFFEDEENVRFRRLLILSQYENPRAKGIYIQFYRDYMLEFQSSLFSALMDAGVLERRDARILALEFYGPVFLLLHTCEGLKEAEPEFEKHLRQFIKVYGK; this is translated from the coding sequence ATGAAAACAAAAGACAAGATTTTAAAGGAGGCCTTTTATCTGTTTTCAGAACAGGGGTTTCATGCGGTTTCTGTCAGGGATATAGCCAGGGCTGTGGGGATTAAAGAGAGCTCTCTTTATAACCATTTCAAAAACAAACAGGATATTTTTGATCGTATCGTGGATGTCCAGTGGGAGAATGCCAAGGCATATTTCCGAGAAAAGGAACTGCCCTTTGCCCAGGGAGATAACACAGACATGTTTGAGGAACGGGATATGGACAGGCTTATAGAAAAGGTATTGTCTGTGTTTGCCTTTTTCTTTGAGGATGAGGAGAATGTGAGGTTTAGGCGGCTTCTGATCTTAAGTCAATACGAAAACCCCAGGGCAAAGGGGATTTATATTCAATTCTACAGGGACTATATGCTGGAGTTTCAAAGCAGTCTGTTTTCAGCCCTTATGGATGCAGGGGTGCTGGAAAGAAGAGATGCGCGGATACTTGCACTGGAATTTTACGGGCCTGTTTTTTTACTGCTGCACACTTGTGAAGGGCTTAAGGAGGCGGAACCTGAATTTGAGAAACATTTGAGACAATTTATAAAAGTTTATGGAAAGTAG
- a CDS encoding ATP-dependent DNA ligase, whose protein sequence is MIDFETKNIKPMLIGQEGNPFDDDRYIYELKWDGERCIAYLDPSGKTELRNKRNEKMLPKVPELKELWRQAGEKCILDGELMVLKNGRPDFFEIQRRSLTANKFKIELASKQFPATFVAFDILYYKDRDVTALPLLERKVLLQKTFSESERLVLSRYVEGNGTAFYQMAEQQELEGIVAKKKDSLYIQDKRTKDWIKIKRMLDDDFIICGYIQKQNNMISLVLGKYKDHVIVYEGHVTMGVGADTLEQLLKLPSGYPPANTPSGHGNKEAVWVQPKLVGVVKYMPRVGSDGRHQSVFKGLRYDKRPEECL, encoded by the coding sequence ATGATTGATTTTGAAACAAAAAACATCAAACCAATGCTCATTGGACAAGAGGGAAATCCGTTTGATGATGATAGGTATATTTATGAATTGAAATGGGACGGGGAAAGATGCATTGCCTATTTGGACCCAAGCGGCAAAACAGAGTTGAGAAATAAGCGTAATGAAAAAATGTTACCAAAAGTACCGGAATTAAAAGAATTATGGAGACAGGCCGGAGAAAAATGCATTCTCGACGGCGAACTGATGGTACTGAAAAATGGCAGGCCTGACTTCTTTGAGATCCAACGCCGCAGTCTTACAGCGAATAAATTTAAAATTGAACTTGCGTCAAAGCAGTTTCCTGCTACATTCGTTGCGTTTGATATCTTATATTATAAGGACAGGGATGTAACAGCTCTGCCATTACTGGAGAGAAAGGTTCTTTTACAGAAAACCTTTTCGGAATCCGAACGGTTGGTCTTATCAAGATATGTGGAAGGCAATGGAACCGCCTTTTATCAGATGGCAGAACAGCAGGAATTAGAAGGCATAGTTGCCAAAAAAAAGGACAGTCTCTATATACAGGATAAACGCACGAAGGACTGGATAAAAATAAAACGGATGCTGGATGATGATTTTATTATCTGTGGTTATATCCAAAAGCAAAATAATATGATCAGTCTTGTTCTGGGGAAATATAAAGATCATGTGATCGTCTATGAAGGACATGTGACAATGGGGGTAGGAGCCGATACGTTAGAACAGCTGCTAAAATTGCCATCCGGTTATCCCCCCGCCAATACACCAAGCGGTCATGGAAATAAGGAGGCAGTCTGGGTGCAGCCAAAATTAGTAGGTGTAGTGAAATATATGCCCAGAGTAGGGAGTGACGGAAGACATCAATCTGTCTTCAAAGGGCTGAGATATGATAAACGTCCGGAAGAATGTCTGTAA
- a CDS encoding IMP dehydrogenase, with the protein MAFYFDEPSRTFSEYLLIPGYSSAHCVPSQVNLKTPLVKFRKGEDPALSINIPMVSAVMQSVSDDNLAVALAQEGGISFIYGSQPVEKQAEMVKKVKRYRAGFVVSDSNVSPEMTLQDVLRLTEQTGHSTIAVTEDGGPGGKLLGIVTNKDYRVSRMDLDLKVKEFMTKLDDLVYAEEETTLKEANDIIWEHKINCLPLVNKNRELVYLVFRKDYDTHKKNEHELIDSHKRYMVGAGINTRDYETRVPALINAGADVLCIDSSEGFSEWQKITIDYIRKNYGNDVKVGAGNVVDAEGFRFLADAGADFVKVGIGGGAICITREQKGIGRGQATAVIEVAKARDEYFEETGIYIPICSDGGIVHDYHITLALAMGADFIMLGRYFARFDESPTKKVNINGSYMKEYWGEGSARARNWQRYDMGGEKKLSFEEGVDSLVPYAGSLKDNVSLTLSKVRSTMCNCGALTIPELQEKAKITLVSSTSIVEGGAHDVMLRDQR; encoded by the coding sequence ATGGCATTTTATTTTGATGAGCCGTCCAGAACATTTAGCGAGTACCTTTTGATCCCGGGTTATTCATCCGCGCATTGCGTGCCGTCCCAGGTGAATCTGAAAACCCCTTTGGTCAAATTCAGAAAAGGGGAGGACCCGGCGCTGTCTATTAACATTCCTATGGTTTCTGCAGTGATGCAGTCTGTTTCAGATGATAATCTGGCGGTGGCCCTTGCCCAGGAAGGCGGGATTTCCTTTATCTATGGTTCCCAGCCGGTGGAAAAACAGGCGGAGATGGTGAAAAAAGTGAAACGGTACCGCGCCGGATTTGTGGTGAGCGATTCCAATGTGTCTCCTGAAATGACTCTTCAGGATGTTCTTCGCCTGACAGAGCAGACGGGCCATTCCACTATTGCGGTGACAGAGGACGGCGGACCCGGCGGGAAACTGCTTGGTATTGTCACCAACAAGGATTACCGGGTAAGCCGCATGGACCTCGATCTAAAAGTAAAAGAATTCATGACAAAACTGGACGACCTTGTATACGCAGAGGAGGAGACGACTCTGAAGGAAGCAAATGACATTATCTGGGAACATAAAATAAACTGTCTGCCTCTGGTGAACAAGAACCGGGAACTGGTGTATCTGGTCTTCAGAAAGGATTATGATACTCATAAAAAGAATGAACATGAGCTGATAGACAGCCACAAACGTTATATGGTAGGGGCAGGGATCAACACCAGGGATTATGAAACCCGTGTTCCGGCTCTTATAAATGCAGGTGCGGATGTGCTCTGTATTGACAGCTCTGAAGGCTTTTCAGAGTGGCAGAAGATCACCATTGACTATATCAGAAAAAACTATGGGAATGATGTAAAGGTAGGAGCCGGAAATGTGGTGGATGCGGAAGGCTTCCGTTTTCTTGCCGATGCAGGCGCTGATTTTGTGAAAGTGGGAATCGGCGGCGGCGCGATCTGTATTACCCGGGAACAGAAAGGCATCGGAAGAGGCCAGGCAACTGCAGTGATCGAGGTGGCAAAGGCCAGGGATGAATATTTTGAGGAGACCGGGATTTACATTCCTATCTGCTCTGACGGAGGCATTGTGCATGATTATCACATTACCCTGGCATTGGCCATGGGCGCTGACTTTATCATGCTTGGAAGATATTTTGCCAGATTTGATGAAAGCCCTACGAAAAAAGTCAATATCAACGGAAGCTATATGAAGGAATACTGGGGTGAGGGCAGCGCCAGAGCCAGAAACTGGCAGCGGTATGATATGGGAGGAGAGAAAAAGCTTTCTTTTGAGGAAGGTGTGGACTCCCTGGTGCCTTATGCGGGAAGTTTAAAGGATAATGTGAGCCTGACTCTGAGCAAGGTGCGTTCCACCATGTGCAACTGCGGCGCACTTACGATTCCGGAACTGCAGGAAAAGGCCAAGATCACGCTGGTATCCTCTACAAGTATTGTGGAAGGCGGCGCCCATGACGTTATGCTGCGTGACCAAAGATAA
- a CDS encoding zinc ribbon domain-containing protein, protein MKEKFAKFMAGRYGTDRLNQFMLIVLLVCAVINMFIRNGYVSILLTSWEILLIVFIYIRMFSRNITKRYAENQKYLTVENKVRHFFGQKKYIQQQRKDHHIYTCPNCKQKIRIPKGKGKVSVRCPKCGTEFVKNS, encoded by the coding sequence ATGAAAGAAAAATTTGCAAAGTTTATGGCAGGACGCTACGGCACGGACAGACTGAACCAGTTTATGCTGATCGTGCTTCTGGTCTGCGCTGTCATCAATATGTTCATCAGAAACGGATATGTTTCCATACTGCTGACTTCCTGGGAGATTCTTCTGATTGTTTTTATATACATCAGAATGTTTTCCAGAAATATCACAAAGCGCTATGCGGAGAACCAGAAGTACCTTACTGTTGAAAATAAAGTACGCCATTTCTTCGGCCAGAAAAAGTATATTCAGCAGCAGAGAAAGGACCACCACATTTATACCTGCCCAAACTGCAAACAAAAGATTCGTATTCCCAAGGGAAAAGGCAAGGTGAGTGTGCGCTGTCCAAAATGCGGGACGGAATTTGTGAAAAACAGTTAG
- a CDS encoding mechanosensitive ion channel family protein, which produces MTGILASSIKLEKIWNRFSAQIPAVEAFAWKVILAIIIYFIASKVIVKICAIIKAAMNKAGADTGVIQFLTSFVKTALYFLVIVSIAVRFGIKESSIAALLASGGVAIGLALQGGLSNLAGGVIIMLLRPFTVGDYIIENTNSQEGTVVKIDLFYTTLSTVDNRRITIPNGNITNSSIVNVTSQDKRKLEIKVMIGYQSDLKKAKGILETLLHADPAIMSEQEMLVFVDELADDGVILGLRAWVKTEDYWPAKWRLNEEIKLTFDEENIDIPYPQLDVHIKSGLPEAFGREERSL; this is translated from the coding sequence ATGACAGGAATATTGGCAAGCAGCATAAAACTAGAAAAAATCTGGAACCGTTTCAGTGCCCAGATACCTGCCGTGGAAGCCTTTGCGTGGAAGGTGATCCTGGCGATCATCATCTATTTTATAGCCAGCAAGGTGATCGTCAAGATTTGCGCCATTATAAAGGCAGCCATGAATAAGGCAGGGGCGGACACTGGTGTCATCCAGTTTTTGACCTCCTTTGTAAAGACTGCCCTCTACTTCCTGGTGATCGTAAGTATTGCAGTCCGTTTTGGAATTAAGGAATCCTCTATAGCGGCATTGCTGGCGTCCGGTGGTGTGGCCATCGGCCTGGCACTGCAGGGCGGTCTGTCAAATCTGGCAGGCGGAGTGATCATCATGCTTTTACGGCCCTTCACAGTGGGAGACTACATTATAGAGAACACAAACAGCCAGGAGGGGACTGTAGTGAAGATTGATCTGTTTTACACAACCCTCTCCACTGTGGACAACAGGCGGATCACCATACCAAACGGAAATATCACCAACTCCAGCATTGTCAACGTCACATCCCAGGACAAGCGTAAGCTGGAAATTAAAGTGATGATTGGCTACCAGTCGGATTTAAAAAAGGCAAAAGGGATTCTGGAAACACTGCTTCATGCGGACCCTGCCATCATGTCTGAACAGGAAATGCTGGTATTCGTGGATGAACTGGCAGATGACGGCGTGATCCTTGGGCTGAGGGCATGGGTGAAAACAGAAGATTACTGGCCTGCAAAATGGAGACTGAACGAGGAGATCAAACTGACATTTGACGAGGAAAACATTGATATTCCATATCCGCAGCTTGATGTGCATATCAAGTCCGGATTGCCTGAGGCTTTTGGCAGAGAGGAGCGCAGCCTATGA
- a CDS encoding flavodoxin domain-containing protein translates to MNILVVYSSKTGFTERYADWIGERIPCTCVKAKEADEIDIEKYDVILYGGGFYGGQIQGIAWLKNRIPRLKGKRTAVFATGATPKDSPEVEKAFAQNLTEEERQAIPCFYLQSGLNYEQMDWKLRMMMKLFTKMMEKKKDKTEQEKMMAARLKTSFDVADKNNLEPLLHWIMEQ, encoded by the coding sequence ATGAATATATTAGTGGTTTACAGTTCAAAGACAGGATTTACAGAGCGATATGCGGACTGGATTGGGGAAAGGATACCCTGCACCTGTGTGAAAGCAAAGGAAGCGGATGAAATAGATATTGAAAAGTATGACGTGATCCTATATGGCGGAGGTTTTTACGGAGGGCAGATCCAGGGGATCGCATGGCTGAAAAACAGGATTCCCCGGTTGAAAGGGAAGAGGACAGCCGTTTTTGCCACAGGCGCCACCCCGAAGGATTCCCCGGAGGTTGAAAAGGCTTTTGCTCAAAATTTAACAGAGGAGGAGCGGCAGGCAATTCCCTGTTTTTATCTGCAGAGCGGACTGAATTATGAACAAATGGATTGGAAACTCCGGATGATGATGAAGCTTTTCACAAAGATGATGGAAAAGAAAAAGGACAAAACCGAACAGGAAAAGATGATGGCAGCCCGTCTGAAAACTTCTTTTGACGTGGCGGATAAAAACAACCTGGAACCGCTGCTCCATTGGATCATGGAACAGTAA
- the glgB gene encoding 1,4-alpha-glucan branching protein GlgB, with translation MSDKLYELMDWPEIEAIVYSEESEPRRVLGPRVTEEGILIQCFLPGAVQAKILLTKEKQTYDMVMEDEAGFFAVLIPGNKIPKYKVEMQDWEGNKKQFYDPYAFDTKISLDEEQQFCAGICYEIYEKLGAHTMTINGVSGVYFAVWAPNALRVSVVGDFNHWDGRTHQMNRLAVSGIFELFIPGIKPGALYKYEIKAKGSLVYLKADPYGNQAELRPKTASIVADLNHYQWQDDQWMKDRKHINDEKKPMLVYEMHLGSWIKPEEEGKLFCNYRDIAPKLAGYLKDMGYTHVELMPVMEHPFDASWGYQVTGYYAPTSRYGTCEDFMYFMDYLHQQGIGVILDWVPAHFPKDTPGLPNFDGTCLYEHLDPRQGMHPHWGTLIYNYGRPQVRNFLISNALFWVEKFHADGIRMDAVASMLYLDYGKNDGEWVPNIYGGNENLEAIEFLKHLNSVFKKKHPDALLIAEESTAWPKITGSIEDDGLGFDMKWNMGWMNDFIDYMKKDPLFRGGAHDELTFSMVYAYSEKFLLSLSHDEVVHLKGSLLMKMPGEKKEKFANLRAAYGFMAVHPGKKLLFMGQEFAQEREWSEERSLDWELLEQPEHQQFKNYVKALWNFYKEQPALFELDYDTEGFEWINHMDSEKNMLTFIRKTKKKEELLLVVCNFSPLVYEKYQMGVPYPGKYKEIFNSDAVEFGGTGVKNARVKSSKRAEYDERKNSVVIDVAPLSVQIFSFTKEERKTTTKTGTRKTVKDTAAAKAPAKGKAKAAAAKNAEDKQKSAVSKVRAELEKKIEDERKKELEQQALNIAAASAAVKTEEASEKKNAPAAEAGKTTGTSGTGKTKKKAEVKAEAKNPAEKLAAVKPEAKKLASKPEAEKIEAKPEAKKITAKPEAGKIEAKPEAKKIASKPEAGKIEAKPEAKKIVSKPEAGKIEAKPEAKKIASKPEAGKIEAKPEAK, from the coding sequence ATGTCTGACAAATTATATGAATTGATGGATTGGCCCGAAATAGAGGCTATTGTATATTCTGAGGAAAGTGAACCGCGCCGCGTTCTGGGTCCACGTGTGACGGAGGAGGGCATCCTGATCCAGTGCTTTTTACCCGGTGCTGTGCAGGCGAAAATTCTGCTTACAAAAGAAAAACAAACGTATGATATGGTGATGGAAGATGAAGCAGGTTTTTTCGCTGTTCTGATTCCGGGAAATAAAATACCGAAATATAAAGTGGAGATGCAGGACTGGGAAGGAAATAAAAAGCAGTTCTATGACCCCTATGCCTTTGACACCAAAATCAGCCTGGATGAGGAACAGCAGTTCTGCGCAGGCATCTGTTATGAAATTTATGAGAAACTGGGCGCGCATACCATGACCATAAATGGTGTATCCGGTGTGTATTTTGCAGTCTGGGCACCGAATGCCCTTCGTGTTTCCGTGGTTGGTGATTTTAACCACTGGGACGGCAGGACACATCAGATGAACCGTCTGGCTGTATCCGGGATTTTTGAATTATTTATACCCGGGATCAAACCGGGCGCCCTGTACAAATATGAGATCAAGGCAAAAGGCTCCCTTGTATACTTAAAAGCAGACCCCTACGGAAACCAGGCGGAGCTGCGTCCGAAAACAGCCTCTATTGTAGCGGATCTGAACCATTACCAGTGGCAGGATGACCAGTGGATGAAGGACAGAAAACATATCAATGACGAGAAAAAACCCATGCTGGTCTATGAGATGCATTTAGGCTCCTGGATAAAACCGGAGGAAGAGGGAAAACTGTTCTGTAATTACCGGGATATTGCTCCGAAGCTTGCAGGATATTTAAAAGATATGGGGTACACACACGTAGAGCTTATGCCGGTTATGGAGCATCCCTTTGATGCTTCCTGGGGATATCAGGTGACGGGATATTATGCGCCTACCAGCAGATATGGAACCTGTGAGGATTTTATGTATTTCATGGACTATCTGCACCAGCAGGGAATCGGTGTGATCCTGGACTGGGTGCCTGCCCATTTCCCGAAAGACACACCGGGCCTTCCAAACTTCGACGGGACCTGTCTGTATGAGCATCTGGACCCCAGGCAGGGCATGCATCCCCATTGGGGAACTCTGATCTACAATTACGGAAGACCGCAGGTGAGGAATTTCCTCATATCCAACGCGCTTTTCTGGGTGGAGAAATTCCATGCAGATGGTATCCGTATGGATGCGGTTGCTTCCATGCTGTATCTGGACTACGGTAAGAATGACGGGGAGTGGGTTCCGAACATCTACGGAGGCAATGAGAATCTGGAAGCCATTGAATTCCTGAAGCATCTGAATTCCGTCTTTAAGAAAAAGCATCCGGACGCGCTTCTGATCGCGGAGGAATCCACAGCCTGGCCAAAGATTACCGGCAGCATAGAGGATGACGGCCTGGGATTCGATATGAAGTGGAATATGGGCTGGATGAATGACTTTATTGACTACATGAAAAAAGATCCTCTGTTTCGAGGCGGTGCCCACGATGAACTGACATTCAGTATGGTCTATGCATACAGCGAAAAGTTTCTTTTAAGCCTGTCACATGATGAGGTAGTACATTTAAAAGGCTCCTTACTCATGAAGATGCCGGGGGAGAAGAAAGAAAAGTTCGCAAATCTGCGTGCGGCATATGGATTTATGGCGGTACATCCCGGCAAGAAGCTGCTGTTCATGGGACAGGAATTTGCCCAGGAGAGAGAGTGGTCTGAGGAGAGAAGCCTTGACTGGGAGCTTCTGGAGCAGCCGGAACACCAGCAGTTTAAAAATTATGTGAAAGCACTCTGGAATTTCTATAAGGAGCAGCCTGCACTGTTTGAGCTGGATTATGATACCGAGGGATTTGAGTGGATCAACCATATGGATTCCGAGAAAAATATGCTGACATTTATCAGGAAAACGAAAAAGAAAGAGGAGCTGCTGTTGGTGGTGTGCAACTTCTCGCCCCTTGTGTATGAAAAGTACCAGATGGGAGTTCCGTATCCGGGTAAATACAAAGAAATCTTTAACAGTGATGCCGTGGAGTTCGGCGGAACCGGTGTGAAGAACGCCAGAGTCAAATCCTCCAAGCGGGCAGAGTATGATGAGAGAAAGAACTCGGTCGTGATAGATGTTGCACCGCTTTCTGTACAGATTTTTTCCTTTACAAAAGAGGAGAGAAAGACAACAACAAAGACGGGTACCAGGAAGACAGTGAAAGATACTGCGGCTGCAAAAGCACCTGCAAAAGGCAAGGCAAAGGCCGCGGCAGCAAAGAATGCGGAGGATAAGCAAAAATCTGCGGTTTCAAAAGTCCGCGCAGAGCTGGAAAAGAAAATTGAGGATGAGCGGAAAAAGGAGCTGGAACAGCAGGCATTAAATATAGCTGCCGCATCAGCGGCTGTTAAAACCGAAGAAGCATCCGAAAAGAAGAATGCTCCTGCTGCTGAAGCAGGCAAAACCACAGGAACGTCCGGCACCGGGAAAACGAAGAAAAAGGCAGAGGTAAAGGCGGAAGCGAAAAATCCAGCCGAAAAGCTGGCAGCGGTGAAACCGGAAGCGAAAAAGTTAGCATCAAAACCGGAGGCGGAGAAGATAGAGGCAAAGCCGGAGGCGAAAAAGATAACCGCAAAGCCGGAAGCCGGGAAGATAGAGGCAAAGCCGGAGGCGAAAAAGATCGCATCAAAGCCGGAAGCCGGGAAGATAGAGGCAAAGCCGGAGGCGAAAAAGATCGTATCAAAGCCGGAAGCCGGGAAGATAGAGGCAAAGCCGGAGGCGAAAAAGATCGCATCAAAGCCGGAAGCCGGGAAGATAGAGGCAAAGCCGGAGGCGAAATAG
- the bilS gene encoding flavodoxin family protein BilS, translated as MKTQVLYKSRTGNTEKLAKAIFAAVPGSDKDIARLDGQTDYDMADIYFIGFWTDRGSASVEVLDYLGSLQGKKIALFGTCGMGESPEYFKKIEENIRVFIEDDNEYLGAFICQGKMPIRVREKYNNMRNSSNGRQIDTMIRNFDMAMLHPDMDDLEHARQFVNKIYESLEKDGI; from the coding sequence ATGAAGACGCAGGTATTGTATAAAAGCAGAACAGGCAATACGGAGAAACTGGCAAAGGCCATATTTGCAGCCGTGCCGGGTTCGGACAAGGATATAGCCCGGCTGGACGGGCAGACAGACTATGATATGGCGGACATTTATTTTATCGGCTTCTGGACGGACAGAGGGAGTGCCAGCGTGGAAGTGCTGGATTACCTGGGGTCCCTGCAGGGAAAGAAGATAGCGTTGTTCGGCACCTGCGGAATGGGTGAAAGCCCTGAATATTTTAAGAAAATAGAGGAAAATATCCGGGTTTTCATAGAGGATGACAATGAATATCTGGGTGCCTTTATCTGCCAGGGCAAGATGCCTATCCGGGTCAGGGAAAAATATAACAACATGAGAAACAGCAGCAACGGCAGGCAGATTGACACCATGATAAGAAATTTTGATATGGCTATGCTTCATCCCGATATGGATGACCTGGAACATGCCCGGCAGTTTGTGAACAAAATATATGAATCATTAGAGAAGGATGGGATTTGA
- a CDS encoding oxidoreductase has translation MKKLFEPWQIKTVKIKNRICFPPVVCYAWGTEDGYVTQENVEHYRKVAKGQTGLIIQEATCVDRNGKLAANQLGIWEDGQIKGLSEIADAVHKEGCPIFIQIHHAGVSGLDGELACPSDYSFYKDGVKKTGKEMTIEEIHKVQQEFTDAAVRAWKAGYDGVELHGCHQYLMCEFFNRWVNRRQDAYGEHRERFAVEILRAIKEKVPEDFVVGIRLGGFEPRLEDGVRHARVLEKEGIDFIDVSYGFSGEDDPKAPADFPYEKCIYAAAQIKRAVSVPVFAVNGITDPEMAQDILERTDVDMIDIARGIIVNHNWARDAMEGRDTGKCLHCRRCLWCENPDTCTGRKILEKNLQRKKEFIDNL, from the coding sequence ATGAAAAAACTATTTGAACCATGGCAGATAAAAACGGTGAAAATAAAAAACAGAATTTGTTTTCCGCCGGTAGTCTGTTATGCCTGGGGCACAGAGGATGGCTATGTGACACAGGAAAATGTGGAGCATTACAGAAAGGTGGCAAAGGGGCAGACCGGGCTGATCATACAAGAAGCCACATGTGTGGACCGAAACGGAAAACTTGCCGCAAACCAGCTTGGTATCTGGGAGGACGGCCAGATAAAAGGACTGTCTGAAATCGCAGATGCAGTCCATAAAGAAGGATGCCCCATCTTTATCCAGATCCATCATGCCGGCGTCTCGGGACTGGATGGAGAACTGGCCTGTCCCAGTGATTACAGTTTTTACAAGGACGGTGTCAAAAAAACAGGGAAAGAGATGACAATAGAAGAAATACATAAAGTGCAGCAGGAATTTACGGATGCAGCAGTCCGCGCCTGGAAAGCAGGGTATGACGGAGTGGAACTGCACGGATGCCACCAGTATCTCATGTGCGAATTTTTTAACCGCTGGGTGAACCGCAGGCAGGATGCATACGGGGAACACAGGGAACGGTTTGCTGTGGAGATCCTGCGGGCCATAAAGGAGAAAGTGCCGGAGGATTTTGTGGTGGGAATCCGTCTGGGAGGATTTGAACCGAGGCTTGAGGATGGTGTGAGACACGCCCGGGTATTGGAAAAGGAGGGCATAGATTTTATAGATGTGTCCTATGGATTTTCCGGCGAGGATGACCCGAAAGCTCCTGCGGATTTTCCCTATGAAAAATGTATCTACGCGGCAGCCCAGATCAAACGCGCGGTTTCCGTTCCGGTTTTTGCGGTGAACGGGATCACGGACCCTGAAATGGCACAGGATATTCTGGAGCGCACCGATGTGGATATGATTGATATTGCCAGAGGCATCATCGTGAATCATAATTGGGCCAGGGATGCCATGGAAGGCAGGGATACGGGAAAATGCCTGCACTGCAGGCGTTGTCTGTGGTGTGAAAACCCGGATACCTGCACCGGAAGAAAAATCCTTGAGAAAAATCTTCAGAGGAAAAAGGAATTTATAGACAATTTATAA